In one Diprion similis isolate iyDipSimi1 chromosome 6, iyDipSimi1.1, whole genome shotgun sequence genomic region, the following are encoded:
- the LOC124407450 gene encoding E3 ubiquitin-protein ligase HECTD1 isoform X3 → MAEVDPETLLEWLSMGQGDERDMQLIALEQLCMLLLMSDNVDRCFESCPPRTFLPALCRIFLDELAPDSVLEVTARAITYYLDVSAECTRRVISMEGAVKAICGRLSGAGLGSRASRDLAEQCIKVLELVCAREAGAVFEAGGLPCALSFIREHGARVHRDTLHSAMAVVSRLCGKVEPQDEALPDCVEALSTLLRHEDAHVADGALRCFASLADRFSRRGVDPAPLASHGLVSELLYRLSNAAGPGASAATTSSNTKTPPPSTTSTAPAPEPKSCASVSTIISLLSTLCRGSPSITHDLLRSELPDAIEKALKGDERCALDSMRLVDLLLVLLFEGRSALGRGAAGGSSGPLLPRLRRLDSAGEKSHRQLIDCIRSKDTDALIEAIDSGGIEVNFMDDVGQTLLNWASAFGTQEMVEFLCDRGADVNKGQRSSSLHYAACFGRPAIAKVLLRHGANPDLRDEDGKTPLDKARERVDEGHREVAAILQSPGEWMLPPNQENRKPETEVENFTEPKGDPEMAPVYLKRLLPVFCATFQSTMLSSVRKASLSLIRKMVHYIQPELLVEACGSEGTDCGATLVEVIATVLDNEEDEDGHLIVLQMIQDLMVKGKDEFLEHFARLGVFSKVATLATEPESETSQCGEEQTIEDARELLVGRAYHWRDWCICRGRDCLYVWSDAAALELSNGSNGWFRFILDGKLATMYSSGSPEGGTDTTGKGRNTESLTTEENRGEFLEKLQRARTQVKPNSISQPLLSRPGTARLVVGNWALSSRREGELYIHNSDGQQQATILREDLPGFIFESNRGTKHSFTAETSLGPEFAAGWAGKRGKRLRSKLEAIKQKVKSQAQEIYERYFKVAQAQPRGVVAKLGTIVSQIEKACQKQQSGNREWRNVLQNTLEELKILLNEEGKVSAYELHSSGLVQTLLALLAAPPGPQPPSLRATKLRLQRIALFKNCFQADDINHEQSSAKVLVHKLVSVLESIEKLPVYLYDTPGSGYGLQILTRRLRFRLEKAAGESALIDRSGRGLKMEPLSTVQQLEHHLLKMVAKQWHDHDRSTFTFVKKLKEGNKMSFKYQYDFDENGLIYWIGTNAKTSSEWVNPGQYGLVVVTSSDGRILPYGRLEDILSRDSSALNCHTNDDKRAWFSVDLGVWLVPSAYSLRHARGYGRSALRNWMFQVSKDGINWITLYTHVDDCSLNEPGSTATWTLEPPAEEVQGWRHLRLQQTGKNSSGQTHYLSMSGLEIYGEVTGVCEDLGRAAREAEASVRRQRRLVRTQVLRHLVAGARVARGLDWKWREQDGVPPGEGTVTGELHNGWIDVTWDHGGSNSYRMGAEGKYDLRLVSTGVESENGMKTKNGASVLTSRKSSSTPSLPDCTDAVMRGSVASTDQAASADNLAAKQAESIAESVLSVARAEAVVAVTGEGAASAAGELSVVLHPRPDATSDLATIVESLALNTEYSINSNSNRATNSSKPHFPTVRGNKPASGLLSLEAAEVLDRMREGADRLRNNTNSFLSGELLGLVPVRISVSGETDESSMRIRPVTRHHPGITDNMKECGRDKEASSSSQNAPGCPIVVTNPMSVSVPNLTCTEANNTLEPAAATGFLETFAAMARRRTLGPAGGQHIAPNSNSGSNPRGPNSVSSLVRLALSSNFPGGLLSTAQSYPSLTSSGQVAGSGVTTTTGPSLGQALTMSLTSTSSDSEQVSVEDFVESCSGVAGTGVAGGRGIGGPTLLGELEDDEDGALAEEDDDNEENEQEEDDEENEEEGDGGEGEYEEVMVSRNLLAAFMEEEAQPQPTKRRAWDDEFVLKRQFSALIPAFDPRPGRTNINQTTDLEVPPPGSELQMSTRSGLPISPKLSLTLKGPGLPGVPDVEVPLTEPQSTIFQAVQELMQLTELGSRQEKLRRIWEPTYTIVYKEAKDEESSGRATPIITLYSRNQIQNTSACTVEDVLQLLRHVFVLSVMREENKDTIMDESNPESYWVNPDDFTSKKITNKVVQQIQDPLALAAGALPSWCEELARSCPFLLPFETRRLYFSCTAFGASRSIVWLQTQRDAVLERQRAPGLSPRRDDSHEFRVGRLKHERVSVPRGEKLLDWAEQVLKVHASRKSILEVQFVGEEGTGLGPTLEFFALVAAELQRKDLGLWLCDDEQTCDEEKSCPPGEQIRPPGYYVVRPSGLFPAPLPQDSAVCDRAVRYFWFLGVFLAKVLQDNRLVDIPLSQPFLKLMCRGDITNNVNERIGLNTVPQESMPSSMASSFISEEGELDAQYSLEQTPWYDGILNIDDLAIVDPVRGEFLKQTQSLVSRRDRTLSDGPLTEEVRDSLHITHPSGTSIAIEDLALTMSYAPSSRIFEHDQVELKEGSANIPVTLDNVHEYVDLTVKYCLERGIARQLDAFKAGFSKVFLMEKLHAFSPEEIRAMLCGEQDPHWTREDLLNYTEPKLGYTRESPGFQRFVNVLLSLTGPERKAFLQFATGCSALPPGGLCNLHPRLTVVRKVDAGSGGFPSVNTCVHYLKLPEYPTEELLKVRLLAATRERGFHLN, encoded by the exons ATGGCAGAAGTAGACCCAGAAACATTGCTAGAATGGCTCAGCATGGGCCAAGGGGACGAAAGGGATATGCAACTCATAGCCCTAGAACAGCTGTGCATGTTGTTACTCATGTCCGATAATGTTGATAGATGTTTCGAAAG TTGCCCTCCACGGACGTTTCTCCCAGCCCTCTGTCGCATCTTTTTGGATGAACTTGCCCCTGACAGTGTGCTCGAAGTCACAGCTCGTGCAATCACATATTATCTCGATGTATCAGCAGAATGTACACGAAGAGTAATTTCCATGGAAGGTGCCGTCAAAGCAATTTGCGGTCGTCTTTCTGGAGCAGGACTTGGATCTCGAGCCAGTCGAGATTTAGCTGAACAGTGTATCAAG GTCTTGGAGCTTGTTTGCGCTAGGGAAGCAGGAGCAGTTTTTGAAGCCGGCGGTCTACCATGTGCCTTGTCATTCATACGTGAACATGGAGCCCGAGTACACCGTGACACATTGCATTCGGCAATGGCAGTTGTTTCTCGTTTGTGTGGAAAAGTTGAGCCGCAGGATGAGGCATTGCCGGATTGCGTTGAAGCTTTATCCACTCTGCTGAGGCACGAAGATGCCCATGTGGCTGACGGTGCATTAAGGTGTTTCGCCTCGTTAGCTGATAGATTTTCGAGAAGAGGTGTTGACCCAGCTCCTTTAGCTTCCCATGGCTTAGTTTCAGAATTACTTTATAG GTTATCAAACGCAGCTGGACCTGGTGCATCTGCAGCTACTACATCAAGTAACACAAAAACTCCACCTCCGTCTACAACATCGACAGCTCCAGCCCCAGAGCCAAAGTCTTGCGCTTCAGTTTCAACGATAATTAGCCTCTTATCAACATTGTGCAGAGGGTCTCCATCGATAACGCACGATTTACTTCGTTCCGAGTTGCCTGACGCGATAGAGAAAGCCTTAAAGGGCGACGAAAGATGTGCCCTAGATTCAATGAGATTAGTAGACTTGCTTTTAGTTCTATTATTTGAAGGAAGATCGGCTCTAGGCAGAGGTGCAGCGGGGGGTTCGTCTGGTCCTTTATTACCACGACTTAGGAGACTTGATAGTGCCGGGGAAAAGTCTCATAGACAGTTAATCGACTGTATTAGATCAAAGGATACAGATGCGTTAATAGAAGCCATAGACTCTGGTGGTATAGAAGTTAACTTCATGGATGACGTTGGACAAACTCTTCTGAACTGGGCATCTGCTTTTGGTACGCAAGAAATGGTAGAATTCTTATGCGACAGAGGAGCAGACGTTAACAAGGGCCAACGATCGTCCAGTTTACACTACGCAGCTTGCTTTGGAAGGCCAGCTATCGCAAAAGTTTTGCTCAGACATGGTGCTAATCCGGATTTGAGGGATGAAGACGGTAAAACACCACTAGATAAGGCTAGGGAACGTGTCGACGAAGGTCACAGGGAAGTTGCAGCGATACTGCAGTCTCCTGGGGAATGGATGTTGCCACCTAATCAAGAGAATCGCAAACCAGAAACCGAAGTTGAGAACTTTACCGAGCCTAAGGGTGATCCAGAGATGGCTCCTGTTTACCTTAAGAGATTGTTGCCAGTTTTCTGTGCCACGTTTCAGTCCACTATGCTGTCTAGTGTGCGTAAAGCTAGTCTAAGTTTAATCAGAAAAATGGTACACTACATTCAGCCAGAGCTGCTTGTCGAAGCATGTGGATCTGAAGGAACGGATTGCGGTGCAACACTGGTAGAGGTCATCGCTACTGTGTTGGATAACGAG GAAGATGAAGATGGGCATTTGATCGTCCTCCAAATGATCCAAGATCTAATGGTGAAAGgaaaagatgaatttttggaacatTTCGCAAGACTGGGTGTATTCTCCAAAGTTGCTACATTGGCGACGGAGCCAGAATCAGAGACTAGTCAATGCGGGGAAGAACAAACCATCGAAGATGCTAGGGAACTTCTAGTTGGCAGAGCTTATCATTGGAGGGATTGGTGTATTTGCAGAGGACGTGATTGTCTGTACGTTTGGTCGGACGCAGCTGCTCTAGAATTGTCAAACGGAAGTAATGGCTGGTTCAGGTTTATCCTCGATGGCAAACTGGCGACAATGTACTCGAGTGGCAGCCCAGAGGGTGGTACGGATACAACGG GGAAGGGACGGAATACAGAGTCGCTCACTACTGAAG AAAATCGTGGAGAGTTTCTTGAGAAGCTGCAAAGAGCTCGCACTCAAGTTAAACCAAATTCTATAAGCCAGCCTCTTCTTTCTCGCCCGGGTACGGCACGATTGGTAGTTGGAAACTGGGCTCTCTCTAGTCGAAGAGAAGGTGAATTGTACATCCATAATAGCGACGGTCAGCAGCAAGCAACTATTCTGAGAGAAGATTTGCCTGGatttattttcgaatcaaATCGGGGCACTAAACATTCCTTTACTGCTGAAACAAGTTTGG GCCCTGAGTTTGCAGCTGGCTGGGCTGGCAAGCGTGGAAAACGTCTACGATCTAAACTTGAAGCAATCAAGCAAAAAGTTAAAAGTCAAGCGCAAGAAATATATGAGCGCTATTTCAAAGTAGCTCAGGCTCAACCTCGTGGAGTGGTGGCAAAACTTGGAACAATTGTTAGTCAGATAGAAAAGGCCTGTCAAAAACAGCAGTCTGGAAATCGTGAATGGCGTAATGTGTTGCAAAACACGTTAGAAGAACTAAAGATATTGTTGAATGAAGAGGGAAAAGTTTCAGCTTATGAATTGCATTCTAGTGGACTTGTGCAGACTTTACTCGCACTTTTAGCTGCGCCACCGGGACCACAACCACCATCGTTGAGAGCTACAAAATTGAGGCTTCAGAGGATAGCattgttcaaaaattgttTCCAAGCTGATGATATCAACCATGAACAGAGCTCTGCCAAAGTTTTAGTCCACAAGCTCGTTTCTGTGCTAGAATCAATCGAAAAACTTCCTGTATATTTGTATGATACACCAGGTTCTGGATACGGACTTCAG ATTTTGACAAGGAGGCTACGTTTCCGTTTGGAAAAAGCAGCGGGTGAAAGTGCATTGATTGACCGATCTGGCAGAGGTTTGAAAATGGAACCGTTGAGCACTGTACAACAGTTGGAACATCACTTGTTGAAAATGGTTGCGAAGCAATGGCATGACCATGATAGATCCACATTTACCTTTGTCAAAAAACTGAAAGAGGGTAACAAGATGTCATTCAAATATCAGTACGATTTCGATGAGAACGGACTAATATACTGGATTGGAACTAACGCCAA AACTAGTTCGGAATGGGTTAATCCAGGCCAGTATGGACTTGTTGTTGTGACTTCCAGCGATGGTCGTATTTTGCCATACGGCCGACTTGAGGATATCTTGAGTCGCGATTCGTCGGCTTTGAATTGTCACACAAACGATGACAAGCGGGCTTGGTTCTCAGTAGACCTAGGTGTATGGCTTGTACCAAGTGCTTACAGCTTGAGGCACGCCAGAGGATACGGCAgaagtgccttgagaaattgGATGTTCCAA GTATCAAAGGATGGGATCAACTGGATTACCTTGTACACGCATGTTGATGACTGTTCTCTCAATGAACCTGGAAGTACGGCAACTTGGACTCTTGAACCTCCTGCCGAAGAGGTTCAGGGTTGGCGCCATCTTCGCTTACAGCAAACTGGCAAAAACTCGTCTGGTCAAACGCATTACCTGTCCATGTCTGGTTTGGAAATTTATGGCGAAGTTACGGGAGTTTGCGAAGATCTAGGTCGAGCTGCTAGGGAAGCTGAAGCGAGCGTACGCAGGCAGAGGAGATTAGTTAGAACTCAAGTTCTTAGGCATTTGGTTGCGGGCGCACGTGTCGCTCGAGGACTTGACTGGAAATGGAGAGAACAGGATGGTGTTCCACCGG GAGAAGGGACAGTAACGGGAGAATTGCACAATGGTTGGATAGATGTAACTTGGGACCATGGTGGCTCGAACTCATATCGCATGGGTGCAGAAGGAAAATACGACTTAAGGCTAGTGAGCACAGGTGTGGAAAGTGAAAATGGCATGAAAACTAAAAATGGTGCAAGTGTACTAACCAGCAGGAAGTCTAGCAGTACACCCAGTTTACCAGACTGTACAGATGCTGTGATGCGAGGATCTGTCGCATCGACAGACCAAGCTGCGAGTGCTGACAATTTGGCTGCAAAG CAAGCAGAGTCCATAGCAGAGAGCGTCCTGTCAGTGGCTCGTGCGGAAGCAGTTGTAGCAGTAACTGGAGAAGGCGCAGCCAGTGCAGCTGGTGAACTTTCTGTTGTTTTACATCCAAGACCCGACGCAACCAGTGATTTGGCAACTATTGTTGAAAGTCTTGCTCTGAACACCGAATACTCGATTAACAGCAACAGTAATCGTGCTACAAACAGTTCTAAACCTCACTTTCCTACAGTTCGAGGGAACAAG cctGCAAGTGGCCTGTTGAGTTTGGAAGCAGCAGAGGTATTGGATCGTATGCGCGAAGGTGCAGACAGGTTGCGTAACAATACTAACAGTTTCTTGAGTGGGGAATTACTTGGTTTGGTTCCTGTTAGGATTAGCGTGTCTGGTGAGACTGATGAAAGTTCAATGAGGATTCGACCTGTGACTCGACATCATCCAGGAATCACTGACA ACATGAAAGAGTGCGGGCGTGACAAAGAAGCTAGTTCGTCATCTCAGAATGCTCCTGGATGTCCCATCGTAGTAACAAATCCCATGTCTGTATCTGTACCAAATCTTACCTGTACAGAAGCTAACAATACCTTGGAACCAGCAGCAGCTACCGGATTCCTAGAGACTTTTGCTGCAATGGCTCGCAGACGAACTTTGG gtCCCGCAGGTGGTCAGCACATAGCTCCAAACTCAAACTCCGGTTCAAATCCTCGTGGGCCAAACTCTGTGTCTAGTTTGGTGAGATTAGCATTGAGCTCCAACTTTCCTGGAGGCTTGCTCAGCACTGCTCAGAGCTATCCAAGTCTTACGAGTAGCGGCCAAGTTGCCGGCAGTGGAGTTACAACAACTACAGGACCTAGCCTTGGTCAAGCTCTTACTATGTCTCTGACTAGCACAAGTAGTGACAGCGAACAG GTTAGTGTCGAGGATTTTGTCGAATCATGCAGTGGAGTCGCAGGAACTGGTGTTGCTGGCGGCCGTGGTATAGGTGGCCCAACTCTGTTAGGAGAATTGGAAGATGACGAAGATGGAGCTCTTGCTGAGGAggatgatgataatgaagaaaatgagCAAGAG GaagatgatgaagaaaatgaagaagaaggtgACGGAGGTGAAGGTGAATATGAAGAGGTCATGGTGAGTCGTAACCTACTGGCTGCGTTCATGGAAGAGGAGGCACAGCCTCAGCCTACTAAACGACGAGCTTGGGATGATGAGTTTGTGCTAAAACGCCAGTTCTCCGCTCTAATACCTGCCTTTGATCCAAGGCCTGGTAGGACAAATATTAACCAG ACAACAGATCTCGAAGTTCCACCACCAGGCAGTGAACTACAAATGAGTACACGCTCAGGTTTACCGATAAGTCCTAAACTATCTTTGACTCTGAAGGGTCCAGGACTCCCTGGTGTTCCTGATGTTGAAGTGCCTCTCACTGAACCTCAGTCTACAATATTCCAGGCGGTTCAAGAGTTAATGCAACTTACAGAATTGGGCAGCAGACAGGAGAAACTGAGGAGGATATGGGAACCGACTTATAC AATAGTGTACAAAGAAGCTAAAGACGAGGAATCATCCGGCCGTGCTACGCCCATAATAACATTATATTCACGAAATCAAATACAGAACACAAGTGCCTGTACAGTAGAAGACGTCTTACAACTTTTGCGACATGTGTTTGTGCTGAGTGTGATGCGTGAGGAGAATAAAGATACTATTATGGACGAGAGTAATCCAGAAAGCTATTGGGTCAATCCAGACGATTTCACATCTAAAAAGATTACAAACAAAGTTGTACAGCAAATTCAAGACCCATTAGCCCTCGCAGCTGGAGCCTTGCCAAGTTGGTGTGAGGAGCTAGCAAGAAGTTGTCCGTTTTTGCTACCGTTCGAGACAAGAAGATTGTACTTCAGTTGTACAGCTTTCGGAGCATCGAGGTCAATAGTTTGGCTACAAACCCAAAGAGATGCTGTATTAGAACGGCAAAGAGCGCCAGGGCTCAGTCCCCGACGAGACGATAGCCATGAATTCAGAGTAGGAAGACTAAAACACGAGAGGGTCAGTGTGCCCAGAGGAGAGAAATTACTTGACTGGGCTGAGCAGGTGCTCAAA GTACATGCAAGCCGTAAAAGCATACTAGAGGTGCAGTTTGTTGGTGAAGAAGGTACCGGCCTTGGACCTACTTTGGAATTCTTTGCGTTAGTTGCCGCTGAATTACAACGCAAAGATTTAGGCCTGTGGTTGTGCGATGACGAGCAAACTTGCGATGAAGAGAAATCCTGCCCACCTGGGGAACAAATTCGTCCACCAGGATACTACGTTGTTAGACCAAGTGGACTTTTCCCAGCTCCACTACCTCAAGATTCGGCTGTTTGCGACAGAGCTGTCCGGTATTTCTGGTTCCTAGGTGTATTCTTAGCCAAAGTTCTACAAGATAATCGACTTGTGGATATACCGCTATCCCAACCTTTCTTGAAACTTATGTGTCGCGGAGATATCACCAACAACGTCAACGAAAGAATAGGATTAAATACAGTTCCACAAGAGAGTATGCCGTCCAGCATGGCGAGTAGTTTCATCTCTGAAGAAGGCGAACTTGATGCACAATATTCTCTTGAGCAAACACCTTGGTATGATGGTATACTCAACATCGACGATTTAGCCATTGTAGATCCGGTCAGAGGCGAGTTTCTTAAACAAACCCAAAGCCTAGTGTCAAGACGCGATAGAACTCTCTCTGACGGTCCATTAACAGAGGAAGTGAGAGATTCGTTACACATCACTCATCCGTCTGGTACATCAATTGCCATTGAAGATCTGGCTTTGACAATGAGCTATGCCCCCAGCTCGCGAATCTTTGAACACGATCAAGTTGAACTGAAAGAAGGAAGTGCAAATATTCCTGTGACACTAGATAATGTCCATGAATATGTAGATCTGACGGTGAAATACTGCTTGGAACGAGGTATCGCTAGGCAACTAGACGCGTTTAAAGCTGGTTTCTCCAAGGTATTTTTAATGGAAAAATTACACGCCTTTAGTCCAGAAGAAATTAGAGCCATGCTCTGTGGGGAACAAGATCCTCACTGGACCAGAGAGGACTTACTTAATTACACGGAGCCCAAACTGGGATATACTAGAGAAAG tcCTGGATTCCAGCGATTTGTGAATGTTCTGCTATCACTTACGGGACCCGAGCGGAAAGCTTTCCTTCAGTTTGCGACAGGTTGTTCAGCATTGCCGCCAGGTGGCCTGTGCAATCTGCATCCTAGATTAACTGTGGTTCGTAAGGTTGATGCTGGGTCGGGAGGTTTTCCTTCAGTAAACACATGTGTGCATTATCTAAAGTTACCAGAATATCCAACTGAAGAGCTTCTAAAGGTGAGGCTTTTGGCTGCAACTCGAGAAAGAGGATTCCACTTGAACTAG